A section of the Campylobacter porcelli genome encodes:
- the rplJ gene encoding 50S ribosomal protein L10, producing the protein MTRNEKAEIISNLEAEFKASEAIVVCDYRGLSVKKLEALRNAAREQNVKVQVIKNTLAKIALNNSAKDGMELKDTNIFVWGDDQLAVSKVVAKFEEVNKDLFKIKTAYIDGEVAPASKVVALSKMPSRDELIAMLLQVWNAPIQNFTIGLNALKEKKEQSA; encoded by the coding sequence ATGACTAGAAACGAAAAAGCTGAAATTATTTCAAACCTTGAGGCTGAATTTAAAGCTAGTGAAGCTATAGTAGTTTGTGACTATAGAGGTTTAAGTGTTAAAAAACTTGAAGCTCTTAGAAATGCTGCTAGAGAGCAAAATGTTAAAGTTCAAGTTATTAAAAATACTTTAGCTAAAATAGCTTTAAATAACTCTGCTAAAGATGGTATGGAGCTTAAAGATACAAATATTTTTGTATGGGGCGATGATCAATTAGCGGTTAGTAAAGTTGTAGCTAAATTTGAAGAAGTTAATAAAGATCTATTTAAGATTAAAACAGCTTATATCGATGGTGAAGTTGCACCTGCTTCTAAAGTTGTTGCATTGTCAAAAATGCCGTCTCGCGACGAGCTTATTGCTATGCTATTACAAGTTTGGAATGCCCCAATTCAAAATTTCACTATTGGATTAAATGCGCTTAAAGAGAAAAAAGAGCAATCTGCTTAA
- the rplL gene encoding 50S ribosomal protein L7/L12: protein MAITKEDVLEFISNLSVLELSELVKEFEEKFGVSAAPVMVAGAVAGGAAEAAEEKTDFNIVLVDSGAKKIEVIKVVRALTGLGLKEAKDAVEGTPSVLKEGASKEEAEAAKKQLEEAGAKVELK, encoded by the coding sequence ATGGCAATTACTAAAGAAGATGTATTAGAATTTATCTCAAATTTATCAGTTCTTGAGCTAAGCGAATTAGTAAAAGAATTTGAAGAAAAATTTGGTGTAAGTGCTGCTCCAGTAATGGTAGCTGGCGCTGTTGCTGGTGGTGCTGCTGAAGCTGCTGAAGAGAAAACTGATTTTAATATCGTTTTAGTTGATAGCGGTGCTAAAAAAATAGAAGTAATTAAAGTTGTTCGTGCTTTAACTGGTCTTGGTCTAAAAGAGGCTAAAGATGCTGTAGAAGGTACTCCATCAGTTCTTAAAGAGGGTGCAAGTAAAGAAGAAGCTGAAGCAGCTAAAAAACAACTTGAAGAAGCTGGCGCTAAAGTAGAACTTAAATAA
- the rpoB gene encoding DNA-directed RNA polymerase subunit beta, with amino-acid sequence MLNSLYSGNRLRVDFSNVAKEIDVPNLLQLQKKSFDHFLNLDNSQTESGIEKVFKSIFPIHDPQNRLSLEYVSSEIGKPRYTIRECMERGLTYSVNLKIKIRLIVHDRDEKTGEKIGVKDIKEQEIFVREIPLMTDRISFIINGVERVVVNQLHRSPGVIFKEEESPTVVNKLIYTAQIIPDRGSWLYFEYDTKDVLYVRINKRRKVPITILFRALGYKKQDIVKLFYPMQTLKIQNNKFLVKFNPDDFTGRVDYDIKDENGNILHQAGKRLTRKKADKLIEDGLKFIEYPLETLVNRYLASPVIDKDSGEVLYDTLTQLDESKIAKIANEQDSIEIANDLANGVDDAIINSFLQDYETLKLLKQTESVEDENDLAAIRIYKVMRPGEPVVKEAARSFVNDLFFNPERYDLTKVGRMKMNHKLGLNAPDYVTVLTNEDIIKTAKYLIKVKNGQGYIDDRDHLGNRRIRSIGELLANELHLGFVKMQKAIRDKFTSLSNNIDEIMPYDLVNPKMITTTIMEFFTGGQLSQFMDQTNPLSEITHKRRLSALGEGGLVKERAGFEVRDVHPTHYGRICPVETPEGQNIGLINTLSTYAKVNDLGFVESPYRKVENGKVTNEIVYLTATQEEGHIIAPASTILDENGVIAEDLIEVRQDGEMILAKRDDVTLIDLCSGMVMGVAASLIPFLEHDDANRALMGSNMQRQAVPLLKSTAPIVGTGMEAIVARDAWEAIKAKRGGVIEKVDNKNIFILGEDENGPYIDQYTMEKNMRTNQNTTFNQHPIVKKGQKVEAGQIIADGSSMDQGELAIGKNALIAFMPWNGYNYEDAIVMSERMIRTDAFTSVHIYEKEIEARELKDGVEEITRDIPNMKEEEIEHLDESGIVKIGTHIKPGMILVGKVSPKGEVKPTPEERLLRAIFGEKAGHVVNKSLYAPASMEGVVIDVKIFTKKGYEKDSRSFQAYEDEKNILEKEHHDRLLMLDREEMLRVTALLASNELQSELEVGKTTYKKGQKIKKEDLANINRFTLNSYVKNFNKDVQKSYEDMKAYFQNEKKKLKDEHDAKLEILEKDDILPSGVVKLVKVYVATKRKLKVGDKMAGRHGNKGIVSNIVPDVDMPYLPDGRSVDIVLNPLGVPSRMNIGQILESHLGLVGMRLGEQIQEIFDRKSKEWIKELRSKMIEIASVSRLMDAKAMLEKIDDDKLIEYARDWASGVRFATPIFEGVKPEEFNKLFEMAKIDMDGKTELYDGRTGSKMAERVNVGCMYMLKLHHLVDEKVHARSTGPYSLVTQQPVGGKALSGGQRFGEMEVWALEAYGAAHTLREMLTVKSDDVEGRWLAYKALTKGENVPSTGIPETFFVLTNELKSLALDVEIYDEDSNNE; translated from the coding sequence ATGTTAAATAGCCTTTATTCTGGAAATCGTCTTAGAGTAGATTTTTCTAATGTTGCTAAAGAGATTGATGTTCCAAATTTATTACAATTACAAAAAAAGAGTTTTGATCATTTTTTAAATCTTGATAATTCACAAACTGAAAGCGGAATCGAAAAAGTATTTAAATCTATTTTTCCTATCCACGATCCGCAAAATAGACTTTCACTTGAGTATGTCAGTAGCGAGATAGGTAAGCCTAGATACACAATTAGAGAGTGTATGGAAAGAGGTTTGACATATTCTGTAAATTTAAAAATAAAAATTAGATTAATAGTTCATGATAGAGATGAAAAAACAGGTGAGAAAATCGGGGTAAAAGATATAAAAGAACAAGAGATATTTGTTCGCGAAATTCCTTTGATGACTGATAGAATCTCATTTATTATTAATGGTGTTGAAAGAGTTGTAGTCAATCAATTACACAGAAGTCCTGGTGTTATTTTCAAAGAAGAAGAGAGCCCTACAGTTGTAAATAAATTGATATATACAGCTCAAATTATTCCAGATCGTGGCTCTTGGTTATATTTTGAGTATGATACTAAAGATGTATTATATGTCCGTATTAATAAGCGTCGCAAGGTTCCTATAACCATCTTATTTAGAGCTTTAGGGTATAAAAAGCAAGATATCGTCAAACTATTTTATCCTATGCAAACTCTAAAAATTCAAAATAATAAATTTTTAGTGAAATTTAATCCAGATGATTTCACTGGTAGAGTTGATTATGATATAAAAGATGAAAATGGTAATATTTTACATCAAGCTGGTAAAAGATTAACTAGAAAAAAAGCTGATAAATTAATAGAAGACGGTCTTAAATTCATCGAATATCCACTTGAAACACTGGTAAATAGATATTTAGCTAGTCCAGTTATAGATAAAGATAGTGGCGAAGTTTTATATGATACTCTTACTCAGCTTGATGAGAGTAAAATAGCTAAAATAGCCAATGAGCAAGATAGTATTGAGATTGCTAATGATTTGGCAAATGGCGTCGATGATGCTATTATTAACTCATTTTTACAAGATTATGAGACTTTAAAGCTACTTAAGCAAACTGAAAGTGTAGAGGATGAAAACGATCTAGCCGCAATTAGAATTTATAAGGTAATGCGCCCTGGTGAGCCTGTGGTTAAAGAGGCTGCTAGAAGCTTTGTTAATGATCTATTTTTTAATCCAGAGAGATATGATTTAACCAAAGTTGGCCGTATGAAGATGAACCATAAATTAGGTTTAAATGCACCTGATTATGTTACAGTTTTGACAAATGAGGATATTATCAAAACTGCCAAATATCTCATCAAAGTTAAAAATGGTCAAGGCTATATCGATGATAGAGATCACTTAGGTAATCGTCGTATTCGCTCTATTGGTGAGCTTTTGGCTAATGAGCTTCATCTTGGTTTTGTCAAGATGCAAAAAGCTATTAGAGATAAATTCACAAGCCTTAGCAATAACATTGATGAGATTATGCCTTATGATTTAGTAAATCCTAAGATGATAACTACAACTATTATGGAGTTTTTCACTGGCGGTCAGTTAAGTCAGTTTATGGATCAGACAAATCCGCTTAGCGAGATTACGCATAAACGCAGATTATCAGCACTTGGCGAAGGAGGCTTGGTAAAAGAGAGAGCTGGATTTGAAGTTCGTGATGTCCATCCAACTCACTATGGTAGAATTTGCCCAGTTGAGACTCCAGAAGGTCAAAATATCGGTCTTATAAACACTCTTTCTACATATGCGAAGGTAAATGATCTTGGCTTTGTAGAATCCCCATATCGCAAGGTAGAAAATGGTAAGGTTACAAATGAGATTGTATATCTTACCGCAACTCAAGAAGAAGGACATATCATAGCTCCAGCTTCTACAATTTTAGATGAAAATGGTGTGATAGCTGAGGATTTAATAGAGGTTAGACAAGATGGCGAGATGATTCTTGCTAAGAGAGATGATGTTACTCTAATTGACCTTTGTAGCGGGATGGTAATGGGCGTTGCTGCCTCTTTAATCCCATTTTTAGAACACGATGATGCTAACCGTGCTTTGATGGGTTCAAATATGCAGCGTCAAGCTGTGCCGCTTTTAAAATCTACTGCTCCTATTGTTGGGACTGGTATGGAGGCTATAGTTGCTCGTGATGCTTGGGAGGCTATTAAAGCAAAACGAGGCGGTGTTATTGAAAAAGTTGATAATAAAAATATATTTATTTTAGGCGAAGATGAGAATGGTCCATATATAGATCAATATACTATGGAAAAAAATATGCGTACCAACCAAAATACGACATTTAACCAACATCCAATCGTTAAAAAAGGACAAAAAGTAGAGGCTGGTCAAATAATAGCTGATGGCTCTAGTATGGATCAAGGTGAGTTAGCAATAGGTAAAAACGCACTGATCGCATTTATGCCATGGAATGGATATAACTACGAAGATGCCATCGTAATGAGCGAAAGAATGATTCGCACTGACGCTTTTACTAGCGTTCATATTTATGAAAAAGAGATTGAAGCTAGAGAGCTTAAAGATGGTGTAGAGGAGATTACTAGAGATATTCCTAATATGAAAGAAGAGGAGATCGAGCACTTAGATGAGAGTGGTATCGTAAAAATCGGAACTCATATAAAACCAGGTATGATCTTAGTAGGTAAGGTATCTCCAAAAGGTGAAGTCAAGCCAACCCCAGAAGAGAGACTTCTAAGGGCTATATTTGGTGAGAAGGCCGGTCATGTGGTAAATAAATCTTTATATGCTCCAGCTAGTATGGAAGGGGTGGTAATTGATGTTAAAATCTTTACTAAAAAAGGGTATGAAAAAGACTCAAGATCATTTCAAGCTTATGAAGATGAAAAAAATATTTTAGAAAAAGAGCATCACGATAGACTTTTAATGCTTGATCGTGAAGAGATGTTAAGAGTTACTGCCTTGTTAGCTAGTAATGAACTTCAAAGTGAGCTAGAAGTAGGTAAAACTACATATAAAAAAGGTCAAAAGATCAAAAAAGAAGATCTAGCCAATATAAATAGATTTACCTTAAATTCATATGTAAAAAACTTCAATAAAGATGTGCAAAAAAGCTATGAGGATATGAAGGCTTATTTTCAAAATGAGAAGAAAAAGCTAAAAGATGAACATGATGCTAAGCTTGAAATTTTAGAAAAAGATGATATTTTACCAAGTGGTGTAGTGAAGCTTGTGAAGGTGTATGTGGCTACTAAACGAAAGTTAAAAGTCGGAGATAAAATGGCGGGTCGCCATGGTAATAAGGGTATTGTATCAAATATCGTCCCTGATGTGGATATGCCATATTTGCCAGATGGTAGATCGGTTGATATTGTATTAAATCCACTAGGCGTTCCTAGCCGTATGAATATCGGTCAAATTTTAGAAAGCCATCTAGGTCTTGTAGGTATGAGACTTGGTGAGCAAATTCAAGAGATTTTTGATAGAAAATCAAAAGAGTGGATTAAAGAGTTAAGATCTAAAATGATTGAGATAGCTAGCGTATCAAGACTAATGGACGCTAAAGCTATGTTAGAAAAAATTGATGATGATAAGCTAATTGAGTATGCAAGGGATTGGGCTAGTGGTGTAAGGTTTGCTACTCCGATATTTGAAGGGGTTAAGCCAGAAGAATTTAATAAGCTATTTGAGATGGCAAAAATCGATATGGATGGCAAAACAGAGCTATATGATGGTAGAACTGGATCTAAGATGGCTGAGCGTGTAAATGTCGGTTGTATGTATATGCTAAAACTTCATCACTTAGTTGATGAAAAAGTCCATGCTAGAAGCACGGGACCATATAGTTTAGTGACACAGCAACCAGTCGGCGGTAAAGCCTTAAGCGGTGGTCAGAGATTTGGAGAGATGGAAGTTTGGGCTTTAGAGGCTTATGGTGCTGCTCATACTCTAAGAGAGATGCTAACTGTCAAATCTGATGATGTTGAGGGTAGATGGTTAGCTTATAAGGCATTAACCAAAGGAGAAAATGTCCCAAGTACTGGTATTCCAGAGACATTTTTTGTTTTAACAAATGAGCTAAAATCTCTAGCGTTAGATGTTGAAATTTACGATGAGGATAGTAATAATGAGTGA
- the rpoC gene encoding DNA-directed RNA polymerase subunit beta' — protein sequence MSELKPIEIKEDARPRDFEAFKLRLASPERIKAWSHGEVKKPETINYRTLKPERDGLFCAKIFGPIRDYECLCGKYKKMRYKGIKCEKCGVEITSSKVRRSRMGHIELVTPVAHIWYVNSLPSRIGTLLGIKMKDLERVLYYEAYIVENPGEAYYDNENSKKVELYDVLNEEQYILLEQRFAESGFKARMGGEVIRDMLENLDLVTILDQLKVEIDSTNSEAKKKSIVKRLKVVESFLNSGNRPEWMMITNLPVLPPDLRPLVSLDGGKFAVSDVNDLYRRVINRNARLKRLMELDAPEIIIRNEKRMLQESVDALFDNGRRANAVKGANKRPLKSLSEIIKGKQGRFRQNLLGKRVDFSGRSVIVVGPRLRMDQCGLPKKMALELFKPHLLARLEEKGYATNVKLAKKMIEDKTNEVWECLEEVVADHPVLLNRAPTLHKMSIQAFHPVLIEGKAIQLHPLVCSAFNADFDGDQMAVHVPLSQEAIAECKILMLSSMNILLPASGKAVTVPSQDMVLGIYYLSLEKVDVIGSNKIFASIDEVMIAVETHFLDLHAKIKTMVDGRTVFTTAGRLIIKSILPDLGENSVPENMWNKVMKKKDIANLVDYVYKNGGLESTAGFLDKLKNLGFRYATKAGVSISIADIIVSDSKYSYVDEAKKRVREIQNQYGSGLLTDSERYNKIVDIWTDTNNKVASDMMKLIKNDKSGFNSIYMMADSGARGSAAQIRQLAGMRGLMAKPDGSIIETPITSNFREGLNVLEYFISTHGARKGLADTALKTANAGYLTRKLIDVAQNVKVTMEDCGTHEGVEITEITENGELIESLEERALGRVLSDDVIDPITNEILYTEGTLIDETKVRVIVDAGIKSISIRTPITCKAPKGVCAKCYGINLGEGKLVKPGEAVGIISAQSIGEPGTQLTLRTFHIGGTASTEQQDRQIVAQKEGFIRYYNLKTYENNGKSIVINRRNAAILLVEPKIKAPFDGVIDIEIAHEDVNITITGKKDEVKYVLRKHDLAKPNELAGVSGKIDGKFYIPYSKGDKVKENESIVEMIKDGWNIPNRIPFASEIKVADGDPVTQEIVASAHGVLKYYILKGDYLERIKEIKKGDIVKEKGLFVVIADEDDREAVRHYIPRNSVIEFDDSSNVASTDILAKPQADSKLVIAEWDPYSNPVIAEEAGIVVYEDIEPGYSVTEQYDEATGESRLVINEYLPSGVKPTIVITTDNGKLIRYQLEPKTAIFVKDGAKVNRADTIAKTPKAVAKSKDITGGLPRVSELFEARRPKNTAIIAEIDGVIKFEKPLRAKERVVIIAEDGTTAEYLIDKSRQIQVRDGEFVHAGEKLTDGLVSSHDVLRILGEKALHGYLISEIQQVYRSQGVAISDKHIEIIVSQMLRQIKIIDSGDTNFIVGDMVSRRKFREENEKIIKMGGEPAIAEPVLLGVTRAAIGSDSVISAASFQETTKVLTEASIAAKFDYLEDLKENVILGRMIPVGTGLYQDKKIKMKYNN from the coding sequence ATGAGTGAGTTAAAACCTATAGAGATTAAAGAAGATGCAAGACCAAGAGATTTTGAGGCATTTAAATTAAGATTAGCTAGTCCTGAGCGTATAAAAGCTTGGAGTCATGGTGAGGTTAAAAAGCCTGAAACCATAAATTATAGGACGCTAAAACCAGAAAGAGATGGTCTATTTTGTGCTAAAATATTTGGGCCTATTAGAGATTATGAGTGCTTATGCGGTAAGTATAAAAAGATGCGATATAAAGGCATTAAGTGCGAAAAATGTGGAGTTGAAATCACAAGCTCTAAAGTCAGGCGCTCTAGAATGGGACATATAGAGCTAGTTACTCCAGTGGCTCATATTTGGTATGTAAATTCACTTCCAAGTCGCATTGGAACACTTCTTGGTATAAAGATGAAAGATTTAGAGCGTGTATTATACTATGAAGCATATATAGTAGAAAATCCAGGTGAAGCATACTATGATAATGAAAATAGTAAAAAAGTTGAATTGTATGATGTCTTAAATGAAGAGCAATATATACTTTTAGAACAGAGATTTGCTGAGAGTGGATTTAAAGCTAGAATGGGCGGCGAAGTCATTCGTGATATGCTTGAAAATTTGGATTTAGTAACTATCTTAGATCAATTAAAAGTAGAGATAGATAGCACAAATAGCGAAGCTAAGAAAAAGAGCATTGTAAAGAGATTAAAGGTAGTTGAGAGCTTTTTAAATTCAGGTAATCGCCCTGAATGGATGATGATAACTAATCTGCCTGTGCTCCCACCAGACCTTCGACCATTAGTTAGCCTTGATGGCGGTAAATTCGCTGTTAGTGATGTTAATGATCTTTATCGCCGTGTTATAAATAGAAACGCGCGTTTAAAAAGACTTATGGAGCTTGATGCGCCAGAGATCATTATCCGCAATGAGAAGAGAATGCTTCAAGAATCAGTAGATGCTCTATTTGATAATGGCAGACGAGCAAATGCCGTAAAAGGTGCGAATAAACGCCCGTTAAAATCTCTAAGCGAGATTATTAAAGGTAAGCAAGGACGCTTTAGACAAAATCTACTTGGTAAAAGGGTGGATTTCTCTGGTCGTAGTGTTATTGTTGTTGGACCTAGACTTAGAATGGATCAATGTGGTCTTCCTAAAAAGATGGCTCTTGAGCTGTTTAAACCGCACCTTCTAGCCCGTCTTGAAGAAAAAGGCTATGCTACAAATGTAAAATTAGCCAAAAAAATGATAGAGGATAAGACAAATGAGGTTTGGGAGTGCCTTGAAGAGGTTGTTGCTGATCATCCAGTATTGTTAAATAGAGCACCAACCCTGCATAAGATGTCTATTCAGGCATTCCACCCAGTATTGATAGAGGGTAAGGCTATTCAGCTCCACCCTCTTGTTTGTTCAGCTTTTAACGCAGACTTCGATGGCGACCAAATGGCCGTTCATGTCCCTTTATCTCAAGAGGCGATTGCTGAGTGTAAAATTTTAATGCTTAGCTCTATGAATATCTTGCTCCCAGCAAGTGGTAAGGCTGTAACCGTCCCTAGCCAAGATATGGTTTTGGGAATTTACTATCTAAGCCTTGAAAAAGTAGATGTAATAGGATCAAATAAAATTTTTGCTAGCATTGATGAAGTTATGATAGCAGTTGAGACCCATTTCCTTGATCTGCACGCTAAGATTAAAACAATGGTAGATGGTAGGACTGTATTTACAACAGCTGGTAGATTAATTATCAAATCAATCTTACCTGATTTAGGCGAAAATTCAGTTCCTGAGAATATGTGGAATAAAGTTATGAAGAAAAAAGACATAGCAAATTTAGTTGATTATGTCTATAAAAATGGTGGTTTAGAATCAACTGCTGGATTTTTAGATAAGCTTAAAAATCTTGGCTTTAGATATGCTACTAAAGCTGGTGTGAGTATCTCAATAGCTGATATAATAGTATCTGATAGCAAATACTCATATGTAGATGAAGCTAAAAAAAGAGTTCGTGAAATTCAAAATCAATATGGCTCAGGTTTGCTTACTGATTCAGAAAGATATAATAAAATTGTTGATATATGGACAGATACAAATAATAAAGTAGCAAGCGATATGATGAAGCTCATTAAAAATGACAAGAGTGGATTTAACTCTATTTATATGATGGCTGATAGTGGTGCTAGGGGTAGTGCGGCTCAAATTCGTCAGCTTGCTGGTATGCGTGGTCTTATGGCTAAACCTGATGGCTCGATCATCGAAACGCCGATTACTTCAAATTTCCGTGAAGGTCTAAATGTGCTTGAGTATTTTATCTCAACCCATGGTGCCAGAAAAGGTCTTGCTGATACTGCACTTAAGACCGCAAATGCTGGGTATCTAACAAGAAAGCTAATAGATGTAGCACAAAATGTGAAAGTTACTATGGAAGATTGCGGCACCCATGAGGGTGTTGAGATCACTGAGATTACTGAAAATGGTGAATTGATTGAGAGCTTAGAAGAAAGAGCCCTAGGTAGAGTCTTAAGCGATGATGTTATAGATCCTATTACTAATGAAATTTTATACACAGAGGGCACTTTAATCGATGAGACTAAGGTTAGGGTAATTGTCGATGCTGGTATTAAATCAATTAGTATTAGAACTCCTATTACTTGCAAAGCACCAAAGGGCGTGTGTGCCAAGTGTTATGGTATTAACCTAGGCGAAGGCAAGCTAGTAAAACCAGGCGAAGCAGTAGGCATTATATCCGCTCAATCAATTGGTGAGCCTGGTACTCAGCTAACGCTAAGGACTTTCCATATCGGTGGAACCGCATCAACAGAGCAGCAAGATAGACAAATTGTAGCGCAAAAAGAGGGCTTTATCAGATATTATAATCTTAAAACTTATGAAAATAATGGCAAATCTATAGTTATTAATAGGCGTAATGCGGCTATATTATTAGTCGAGCCAAAGATTAAAGCTCCATTTGATGGGGTTATAGATATTGAGATAGCTCACGAAGATGTAAATATCACTATAACAGGTAAAAAAGATGAAGTTAAGTATGTTTTAAGAAAACATGACTTAGCCAAGCCAAATGAGTTAGCTGGTGTAAGCGGTAAGATAGATGGTAAATTCTACATTCCTTACTCAAAAGGCGATAAAGTCAAAGAAAATGAGAGCATTGTAGAGATGATTAAAGATGGGTGGAATATCCCAAATCGTATTCCATTTGCTAGTGAGATTAAGGTAGCCGATGGCGATCCAGTAACTCAAGAGATTGTAGCTAGTGCACATGGTGTGCTAAAATACTATATCTTAAAAGGGGATTATCTAGAGAGAATTAAAGAGATTAAAAAAGGCGATATAGTAAAAGAAAAAGGCCTATTTGTCGTTATCGCTGATGAAGACGATAGAGAGGCTGTGCGTCACTATATCCCACGCAATAGCGTAATTGAATTTGATGATAGCTCTAATGTTGCATCTACTGATATACTAGCTAAGCCTCAAGCTGATTCTAAGCTAGTTATAGCAGAGTGGGATCCATACTCAAATCCTGTAATCGCCGAAGAAGCTGGTATAGTGGTATATGAAGATATAGAGCCAGGATATAGCGTAACTGAGCAATATGATGAAGCAACAGGCGAGAGTAGGCTAGTTATCAATGAGTATTTGCCAAGTGGGGTTAAACCTACAATAGTTATAACTACCGATAATGGTAAATTGATCCGTTATCAACTAGAGCCAAAAACTGCGATATTTGTCAAAGATGGAGCTAAAGTAAATAGAGCCGATACCATAGCTAAAACGCCAAAAGCTGTAGCTAAATCAAAAGATATTACCGGTGGTCTTCCTAGAGTATCAGAGCTATTTGAAGCGCGTCGCCCTAAAAATACGGCTATTATAGCTGAAATTGATGGTGTGATTAAATTTGAAAAGCCACTTCGTGCTAAAGAAAGAGTGGTAATAATAGCAGAAGATGGCACAACGGCTGAGTATTTAATAGATAAATCAAGGCAAATTCAAGTCCGTGATGGCGAGTTTGTCCATGCTGGAGAGAAATTAACAGATGGTTTAGTAAGTAGTCACGATGTCTTAAGAATACTTGGAGAAAAGGCACTTCACGGATATCTGATTAGCGAAATTCAGCAAGTCTATCGCTCTCAAGGGGTTGCTATTAGCGATAAGCATATTGAGATTATCGTATCACAAATGCTAAGACAGATTAAGATTATCGATAGTGGTGATACGAATTTTATTGTGGGAGATATGGTTAGCCGCCGTAAATTCCGTGAAGAGAATGAGAAAATCATCAAAATGGGCGGTGAGCCTGCTATTGCTGAGCCTGTACTTCTTGGTGTTACTAGAGCAGCTATTGGTAGTGATAGTGTCATTTCAGCAGCCTCATTCCAAGAGACTACTAAAGTGCTTACCGAAGCTAGTATAGCGGCTAAATTTGACTATCTTGAAGATCTAAAAGAAAATGTAATTTTAGGTCGTATGATACCAGTTGGTACCGGGCTTTATCAAGATAAAAAGATTAAGATGAAGTATAATAATTAA
- the rpsL gene encoding 30S ribosomal protein S12, with the protein MPTINQLVRKERKKVIVKSKSPALKECPQRRGVCTRVYTTTPKKPNSALRKVAKVRLTSGFEVISYIGGEGHNLQEHSIVLVRGGRVKDLPGVKYHIVRGALDTAGVAKRTVSRSKYGAKRPKEAKK; encoded by the coding sequence GTGCCAACCATTAATCAATTGGTCAGAAAAGAACGCAAAAAAGTGATCGTAAAATCTAAATCACCAGCGTTAAAAGAGTGTCCTCAAAGAAGAGGAGTTTGCACTAGAGTTTATACAACAACTCCTAAAAAACCAAACTCAGCTTTGAGAAAAGTTGCCAAAGTAAGGCTAACAAGTGGATTTGAAGTTATCAGCTATATAGGCGGTGAAGGTCACAATCTACAAGAGCACAGCATCGTGCTAGTGCGTGGTGGTAGGGTAAAAGACTTACCAGGTGTTAAATATCATATTGTCCGTGGTGCGCTTGATACAGCTGGCGTAGCAAAAAGAACTGTTTCACGCTCTAAATATGGTGCCAAACGCCCAAAAGAAGCTAAAAAGTAA
- the rpsG gene encoding 30S ribosomal protein S7, whose protein sequence is MRRRKAPVREVMPDPIYGNKVITKFINSLMYDGKKSVATEIMYGVLKAIDSKGGELKGIDVFNSAIDNVKPIMEVKSRRVGGATYQVPVEVRPARQQALAIRWIISFARKRSERTMIEKLAAELLDASNSKGASFKKKEDTYKMAEANKAFAHYRW, encoded by the coding sequence ATGAGAAGAAGAAAAGCCCCTGTTAGGGAAGTAATGCCTGATCCAATTTATGGCAATAAAGTTATAACTAAATTTATTAATTCACTTATGTATGATGGCAAAAAGAGCGTAGCTACTGAGATTATGTATGGTGTGTTAAAAGCTATAGATTCTAAAGGTGGTGAGCTAAAGGGAATTGATGTATTTAATAGTGCTATTGATAATGTAAAGCCTATTATGGAGGTTAAATCACGCCGTGTTGGTGGTGCTACATATCAAGTCCCAGTAGAGGTGCGCCCAGCACGCCAACAAGCCTTAGCGATCCGCTGGATTATTAGCTTTGCTCGCAAAAGAAGCGAAAGAACTATGATAGAAAAATTAGCCGCTGAATTGCTAGATGCGTCAAATTCAAAAGGTGCTTCATTTAAGAAAAAAGAAGATACTTATAAAATGGCAGAAGCTAATAAAGCATTTGCTCACTATCGCTGGTAA